A region from the Leptospirillum ferriphilum ML-04 genome encodes:
- a CDS encoding ORF6N domain-containing protein codes for MTGSEFSNLKSQFVTSSWGGRRKLPLVFTEQGVSMLSSVLNSERAIQVNIAIMRAFVRIREMLSTHKELAFKLEELERKVGIHDQTIVQLIEAIRQLMELPAEKRNPIGFTTNEEG; via the coding sequence ATGACAGGTTCTGAATTCTCAAACTTGAAATCACAATTTGTGACATCAAGTTGGGGGGGCCGCCGGAAACTCCCTTTGGTATTCACGGAACAGGGAGTGTCAATGCTCTCCAGCGTGTTGAACAGCGAACGGGCCATCCAAGTCAATATCGCCATCATGCGGGCATTCGTCCGGATTCGAGAAATGCTCTCCACCCACAAGGAACTGGCCTTCAAACTGGAGGAACTGGAGCGGAAGGTCGGGATTCACGACCAAACCATCGTTCAACTGATCGAGGCGATCCGGCAATTGATGGAACTTCCAGCGGAGAAAAGGAACCCGATCGGTTTTACAACCAACGAGGAGGGATAA
- a CDS encoding ISL3 family transposase has translation MNPDLLNLSSYRVLRVEDADGDYQIKAETLSPPGRCVHCGSIDLVGFGRREQWIRDLPIHGKRVGIAVDTRRFRCKSCGRTFYEPLPAVDDKRLMTTRLKTWLEKKSLRHPFSQLAEETGVGALTIRKVFDDYAQDLKDSLSFETPEVLGIDEVHLIRRSRAVFTNIPSCFVIEMLPDRNKTTVARYLADLPDKGRIRCVAIDMWRPYQDAARETLPGVPIVVDKFHVLKMANAALDTLRKTVGVTLPPEKRRSLMRYRHVLLKRFSDLNEVQRKRLDEWSRDFPALTKAHQAKEGFFDIYESSSRSEAVRRYKDWDADLDPEIRTTFGPLLTAFQNWEGSILAYFDHRVTKACTESSNNLIRAVQRMGRGYSFDVLRARILFARHGAHRMKPFRRPGFMGKNRLEDDRALGYELPSQTLNRRKSASEWTPQHFWI, from the coding sequence ATGAATCCGGACCTCCTGAACCTTTCCTCCTACCGTGTCCTCCGGGTCGAGGATGCCGACGGGGACTACCAGATCAAGGCCGAAACACTCTCTCCTCCCGGACGATGCGTCCATTGCGGTTCCATCGACTTGGTTGGATTCGGACGCCGGGAGCAGTGGATCCGGGACCTCCCCATCCACGGAAAACGGGTCGGGATCGCCGTCGATACCCGGCGCTTCCGCTGCAAATCCTGTGGACGGACCTTCTATGAGCCCCTTCCTGCCGTAGACGACAAGCGGCTCATGACGACCCGGCTGAAGACTTGGCTTGAGAAAAAGTCCCTCCGCCACCCCTTCAGCCAGTTGGCAGAGGAGACGGGAGTCGGAGCCCTCACCATCCGGAAGGTCTTCGATGACTACGCCCAGGATCTCAAGGATTCCCTCAGTTTCGAGACCCCGGAGGTCCTGGGGATCGACGAGGTCCACCTTATCCGCCGATCCCGGGCGGTCTTCACGAACATCCCCTCCTGCTTCGTGATCGAGATGCTTCCCGACCGTAACAAGACGACCGTCGCCCGATATCTTGCGGACCTTCCCGACAAGGGGCGGATCCGGTGCGTGGCCATCGATATGTGGCGGCCCTATCAGGACGCCGCTCGGGAGACCCTGCCGGGAGTTCCCATCGTCGTGGACAAGTTCCATGTTCTGAAGATGGCCAACGCCGCCCTGGATACCCTCAGGAAGACCGTGGGTGTAACGCTTCCTCCCGAGAAACGGCGGTCCCTCATGCGATACCGCCATGTCCTTCTGAAGCGTTTTTCGGACCTGAACGAGGTCCAGAGAAAGCGACTGGACGAATGGAGCCGGGACTTTCCGGCCTTGACCAAGGCCCACCAGGCGAAGGAGGGATTCTTCGACATCTACGAGTCATCCTCCCGGTCGGAGGCGGTCAGACGGTATAAGGATTGGGACGCCGATCTCGATCCGGAGATCCGGACCACCTTTGGCCCGCTCCTGACCGCCTTCCAGAACTGGGAAGGGTCGATTCTGGCCTATTTCGACCACCGGGTCACGAAGGCCTGCACGGAGTCGTCGAACAACCTGATAAGGGCCGTTCAGCGGATGGGACGGGGGTACAGCTTCGACGTGCTCCGGGCCCGGATCCTGTTCGCCCGGCATGGAGCCCACCGGATGAAACCGTTCAGGAGACCGGGATTTATGGGAAAAAACCGGCTTGAGGACGACAGAGCCCTTGGTTATGAGTTGCCATCACAGACATTGAACCGGAGGAAATCAGCCTCGGAGTGGACACCTCAACACTTCTGGATCTGA
- a CDS encoding ArsR/SmtB family transcription factor — protein sequence MDTARFILVAEMFSALSHPKRLEIISHIGWGERGSGELADLTGLSKANVSQHLNVLKARALVYCEKAGTSCRYRVTSPKVLEVCDLIRQIVLDQMETDSEKRKSLTEILPFSRERKEGA from the coding sequence ATGGATACTGCTCGCTTCATTCTTGTCGCCGAAATGTTTTCGGCCCTGTCGCATCCCAAGCGCCTCGAGATCATCAGCCACATCGGGTGGGGGGAGCGGGGCTCGGGCGAGCTGGCCGACCTGACCGGGCTCTCGAAGGCCAACGTCTCCCAGCATCTCAATGTGCTGAAGGCCCGCGCCCTGGTTTATTGCGAAAAGGCCGGGACCTCCTGCCGGTATCGGGTGACCAGTCCCAAAGTGCTCGAGGTCTGCGACCTCATTCGCCAGATCGTCCTCGACCAGATGGAGACCGACTCCGAAAAACGAAAGAGCCTGACGGAGATCCTGCCCTTCTCCCGGGAGCGGAAAGAGGGAGCGTGA
- a CDS encoding MFS transporter produces MTPQFAPPYRRGIRINRGQFLHQILQVFFVGLVIGMERTVLPALSGEFGVAKGSFLFLLSFVLSFGLVKGMLNFVAGSLADRFGRKRVLVAGWLAGLPIPFLILEARNWWWIVAANLFLGINQGFAWSMTVTSKLDITRPQERGLATGANESAGYLAMGVAGVATGYLSVRFGPRSALFGFGLTVVLAALAMSVLFVRETLPWARAEHDEHKEGSFSGPRPRFPRGVPDHPGAKEIFLLVSFRHPTFRALSQAGIANKIADTLVWGLFPVFFRSRGLSLTEIGWLTGLYAMTWGIAQTATGHLSDIVGRKKPIVGGLWCLGGGIAGIVLSRNVFLWGFFACVMGIGMALLYPTLVAAVADISPPAWRGRALGTYRYWRDTGYAVGAVLLGLLAQWEKETEIAFWTTAVLLGLSGLWVATGSEETHPGLNPADESGSDG; encoded by the coding sequence GTGACTCCGCAATTCGCCCCCCCCTACCGCCGGGGAATCCGGATCAACCGTGGCCAGTTCCTCCACCAGATCCTCCAGGTCTTTTTCGTGGGCCTCGTCATCGGAATGGAGCGGACCGTCCTTCCCGCGCTGTCGGGGGAGTTTGGCGTGGCAAAGGGCTCCTTTCTGTTTCTTCTCTCCTTCGTGCTTTCTTTCGGCCTGGTCAAGGGAATGCTGAACTTTGTCGCCGGAAGCCTGGCCGACCGGTTCGGGCGAAAGCGCGTCCTGGTGGCGGGATGGCTCGCCGGACTTCCCATCCCCTTCCTCATTCTCGAGGCCCGCAACTGGTGGTGGATCGTGGCGGCCAATCTCTTCCTGGGGATCAACCAGGGGTTCGCCTGGTCCATGACCGTGACGAGCAAGCTGGACATCACCCGGCCCCAGGAACGGGGACTGGCGACCGGCGCGAACGAAAGCGCCGGATACCTCGCCATGGGCGTAGCGGGAGTCGCCACCGGCTACCTGTCCGTCCGGTTCGGCCCCCGGTCGGCCCTTTTCGGCTTTGGCCTGACCGTCGTCCTGGCCGCCCTGGCTATGTCCGTTCTCTTCGTCCGGGAGACGCTTCCCTGGGCTCGGGCGGAGCACGACGAACACAAAGAGGGGAGCTTTTCCGGCCCCCGGCCGCGATTCCCTCGAGGCGTTCCGGACCACCCCGGGGCCAAAGAAATCTTTCTCCTGGTCTCCTTCCGCCATCCCACCTTCCGGGCCCTATCCCAAGCGGGCATTGCCAACAAGATCGCGGACACCCTGGTCTGGGGACTTTTTCCCGTCTTTTTCCGGAGTCGGGGACTGTCCCTCACCGAAATCGGATGGCTGACCGGCCTCTATGCCATGACATGGGGGATCGCCCAGACGGCAACGGGGCATCTCTCCGACATCGTCGGGAGAAAGAAGCCCATCGTCGGAGGGCTCTGGTGCCTGGGCGGCGGGATCGCCGGCATCGTCTTGTCCCGGAACGTGTTTCTCTGGGGATTCTTCGCCTGCGTCATGGGGATCGGCATGGCCCTTCTCTACCCCACTCTCGTGGCCGCGGTCGCGGACATTTCTCCTCCCGCCTGGCGCGGACGGGCCCTGGGCACCTACCGCTACTGGCGCGACACGGGATATGCAGTCGGGGCTGTCCTTCTGGGCCTTCTCGCCCAATGGGAAAAGGAGACGGAGATCGCCTTCTGGACGACGGCGGTCCTCCTTGGCCTGTCGGGGCTCTGGGTGGCGACCGGTTCGGAGGAGACCCATCCCGGACTGAATCCGGCCGACGAATCGGGGTCAGATGGATGA
- a CDS encoding TolC family protein produces the protein MSFSGVLISGRRGSAGPSPGFPSTGTVHRLIVHFSACLLVVASVLRVGPYAGELPPLWAGTGDISGTSSHTVHPARQVLTLDQAIGLGLSGNPEIGKERADLARAAAFSIRAGELADPKIVIGEQYFPINLGMGESVLTMTTAGVRQSFLPWGQRSLIHQSAGLEKNASLWKLEDRKALLVRDIRIAWVEMIRIHRTENFLRSIGQLWEKAFQSALVRYRQGTGSESDVLLSQFQKDEIGDRLESLSLQKEEHLHLLMRLMHFSRPFRISPEEPRFPVLPSDVLLLDRLKDHPALQSLDAKVAAQERRVRASEKDKIPAVTVEGDYSYFMGPNLITSTPNLFSVLLTFNLPVRPGERQDPKIAEEEHELEALEDDREAIRQRLIEKVRDAEGAYRHLLRRRDLFDRILLPEAKRNVEAALAAYGTGILGMDRVLRAMEKLENVGIQEFSIRTDILKSEARLSYLAGVLPGGNHEP, from the coding sequence ATGTCATTTTCCGGAGTGTTGATTTCCGGGAGAAGAGGATCGGCAGGCCCTTCTCCCGGGTTCCCTTCAACGGGAACCGTCCATCGTTTGATCGTTCATTTTTCAGCCTGTTTGCTGGTTGTCGCAAGCGTTCTTCGTGTCGGGCCCTATGCCGGAGAACTCCCGCCTCTTTGGGCGGGAACCGGAGATATTTCCGGAACCTCTTCCCACACAGTCCACCCGGCCCGGCAGGTTCTCACCCTTGACCAGGCCATCGGCCTGGGACTTTCCGGAAATCCGGAGATAGGAAAAGAGCGCGCGGACCTCGCCCGGGCCGCAGCTTTTTCCATCCGTGCAGGCGAGCTCGCCGATCCGAAAATCGTCATCGGCGAACAGTATTTTCCCATCAATCTCGGCATGGGAGAAAGCGTCCTGACCATGACGACCGCCGGTGTCAGACAATCCTTCCTCCCCTGGGGCCAACGGTCCCTGATCCACCAAAGCGCCGGTCTGGAGAAAAATGCTTCCCTCTGGAAACTCGAAGACCGGAAGGCTCTTCTTGTTCGCGACATAAGAATTGCTTGGGTCGAGATGATTCGGATCCACCGGACGGAAAACTTCCTTCGATCGATCGGACAGCTCTGGGAGAAAGCCTTCCAGTCGGCCCTGGTCCGCTATCGTCAGGGAACCGGATCGGAATCGGATGTCCTTTTGTCTCAGTTTCAGAAAGATGAAATCGGAGACAGACTGGAATCTCTCAGTCTCCAGAAGGAAGAACACCTCCACCTTTTGATGCGGCTCATGCATTTTTCCCGGCCGTTCCGGATTTCTCCTGAGGAACCGCGCTTTCCGGTTCTCCCCTCCGATGTCCTTCTCCTCGACCGCCTCAAGGACCACCCGGCTCTACAATCCCTAGACGCAAAAGTTGCCGCCCAGGAACGTCGCGTCCGCGCCTCTGAAAAAGACAAGATTCCGGCCGTGACCGTCGAAGGCGACTACAGCTACTTTATGGGACCGAACCTGATCACCTCAACGCCAAACCTGTTTTCGGTCCTGTTGACCTTCAATCTTCCGGTTCGCCCGGGAGAGCGCCAAGACCCGAAGATCGCGGAAGAAGAGCACGAACTGGAGGCACTGGAGGACGACCGGGAAGCGATCCGGCAACGACTCATCGAGAAAGTCCGGGATGCCGAAGGGGCCTACCGCCATCTCCTCCGGAGGAGGGATCTCTTCGACCGCATACTCCTTCCCGAAGCGAAGAGGAACGTGGAGGCCGCGTTAGCCGCCTATGGGACCGGAATACTCGGAATGGACCGAGTTCTACGGGCGATGGAGAAGCTCGAAAACGTCGGGATCCAGGAGTTTTCCATCCGCACAGACATCTTGAAATCGGAGGCCAGGCTCTCCTATCTGGCCGGGGTGCTTCCGGGAGGAAACCATGAACCGTAA
- a CDS encoding efflux RND transporter periplasmic adaptor subunit, with the protein MNRKFVSAVVLSLAIGFAAGAIIVRGGLPSREIGPKTRTRPTPPEKTVLYWRNPMNPSIHSDHPMKDNMGMDYIPVYSGPSASAKNAVSVDPRIRQTLGIRVVPVVRRTFSRTIRTAATVVFDRHRSRTVSTRFRGWIRDLSVRAPGDAIRKGSLLARVYSPELASTEREDLIALEAVRSDLGSKDDRNLLDAARERLRLLGVPDSEISRLEKTGKARSTVPVLSSYSGIVSSISVRVGSGIVPGRPLMTLIDPSRVWVDVALYPTQLAWVKAGDRVILRVPAMAERTYRGTLQFVDPEINAKSRTIRARVSVKNPDGFLKSGMYLEATLHPDPRPRALVIPRAALIRTGSRTVVITEVGEGHFRPVRVKAGIRSEHWVEILSGLHEGDRVVVSGQFLLDAESRFENVSERMEKGVRP; encoded by the coding sequence ATGAACCGTAAATTTGTTTCGGCTGTTGTCCTTTCGCTTGCCATCGGTTTCGCGGCCGGGGCGATCATTGTCCGAGGAGGCCTTCCTTCCCGGGAGATTGGCCCGAAAACCCGGACTCGACCGACTCCCCCGGAAAAAACCGTCCTGTACTGGCGGAACCCCATGAATCCCTCCATTCATTCGGACCATCCGATGAAGGACAACATGGGGATGGACTACATTCCCGTTTATTCCGGACCCTCTGCTTCCGCCAAGAATGCGGTATCTGTGGATCCTCGCATCCGCCAAACGCTGGGAATAAGGGTTGTTCCTGTCGTGCGGCGAACTTTTTCCCGCACGATCCGGACGGCGGCAACGGTCGTGTTCGACCGGCACCGGAGCCGGACCGTGTCGACACGTTTCCGGGGATGGATCCGGGATCTGTCCGTCCGGGCACCGGGAGATGCGATCCGGAAAGGGAGTCTTCTCGCCCGGGTGTATTCGCCGGAACTTGCCAGCACCGAGCGGGAGGACCTGATCGCTCTGGAGGCGGTCCGCTCCGATCTCGGCTCAAAAGACGACCGAAACCTCCTGGATGCCGCCCGGGAGCGTCTTCGTCTCCTCGGTGTGCCGGATTCCGAGATCTCACGCCTGGAAAAAACCGGGAAGGCCCGTTCGACCGTTCCTGTCCTCTCGTCCTATTCGGGAATCGTGTCGTCGATTTCCGTACGGGTGGGAAGCGGGATTGTTCCGGGGAGGCCGCTGATGACACTGATCGATCCTTCCCGGGTCTGGGTCGATGTCGCCCTTTACCCGACGCAACTGGCCTGGGTCAAGGCGGGAGATCGGGTCATTCTCCGTGTTCCGGCCATGGCGGAGCGGACCTATCGGGGAACCCTGCAATTCGTGGATCCGGAGATCAATGCCAAAAGCCGGACCATCCGGGCCCGCGTCTCCGTCAAAAATCCGGACGGCTTCCTGAAGTCCGGGATGTACCTTGAAGCGACGCTTCATCCCGATCCCCGTCCCCGTGCCTTGGTGATCCCGCGGGCGGCCCTGATCCGCACGGGATCCAGGACAGTCGTGATCACCGAGGTTGGCGAAGGACATTTCCGGCCGGTACGCGTAAAGGCCGGAATTCGTTCCGAGCATTGGGTCGAAATCCTTTCCGGCCTTCACGAAGGGGATCGGGTCGTGGTCAGCGGCCAGTTCCTTCTGGATGCCGAGTCCCGGTTCGAAAACGTTTCGGAACGGATGGAAAAAGGAGTTCGCCCATGA